TAGCGCGTGTGGAATGCAGAAAAATCGGGATAATCAAAATACTGTGTTACCACCAGTCCGCGGCTGTGCCGGTAGGGCGGTTGGCGCTCGTGGCGCACAAAGGCCCCGTTTAGCAGGCAGGCAAAGCGGCCCCGCTCGCCCAGGGCTATCCAGCTCCCCAGCCCCTGCGGGTCCAGCGGGTACCAGCGGGCCTCGGCCCCGGTGGGTGCATGCCGCTCGGGCAGCAGGGCAGCAGGCCTGCTACTCCGCTCGTCGCGGCTGAAGGTAAACGCCCTGCGTATACCTGGGTGATAAGTAAGCGTACACACTTCTTTTTATTCCGCTTCTTTTGTTCACCAGGCACGTGCTGGGCCGGCGGCTGGGGTTTTTGCTATACCTGGAACTGCATTTCGTACAGGCGTGCATACACGCCGCCCTTGGCCAGTAGTGCTTCATGCGTCCCCTCTTCTACCATTACGCCTTCTTCTATCACCACGATACGGTCTACATTCCGCACCGTGCTCAGCCGGTGGGCAATGATGATGCTGGTGCGGCCTTCCATAATACGATCCAGCGCCTGCTGCACAATTTTTTCGCTCTGGTTGTCCAGTGCACTGGTGGCTTCGTCCAGGATGAGTATATCCGGATTGTGCAGGATGGCCCGCGCAATGCACAGCCGCTGCCGCTGGCCGCCACTCAGGGCACCCCCCCGCTCTCCTATCAGGGTGTCATAGCCCTGCTCCATTTGCAGGATGAAATCGTGTGCATTGGCAATCTTGGCGGCTGCAATTACCCGCTCCAGCGGGGTATCGGGCCGGCCAAAGGCGATGTTGTGGTACACGGTGTCGTTGAACAGGATCGCCTCCTGGGTTACAATGCCCATGCTGCTGCGCAGGGCTGTCGCGTTCAGGTTTCGGTAGTCGGTTCCATCCAGCAGGATGGCTCCCTCGGTGGGGTCGTGAAAGCGGGCTATCAGGTCGGCCAGCGTGCTCTTTCCGCCGCCGCTGGGCCCTACTAGCGCTATCTTCTCGCCTTTCTTTATCTCCAGCTGGATGCCCTTGAGTACCTCTTTGCTGTCGGGTTCGTAGCGGAAGCGTAGCTTGCGGATGCTGAGCCCATGTTTTAGCCGGACGCTTTGCTGCCCCGTATCGGACTCGGCATCTCGCACCGGTTCGTCTAGCAGCTCCTTTACCCGGTCATAGCTTACCAGTGCCTTCTGCACCCGGTTCAGGGCGCTGGTAAAAGTCTTGATAGGTGCAATGAACTGGGAGAAAAAGATGATGAAACCAATAAACTGGGCCCCACTCATCTCGCTAGCGCCCTGTACAATGAGGCTGCCGCCGTACAAAATGATGACCAGGACGACGAGTATGGTGAGCACCTCGTTTACCGGGCTTGCTATGGACTCTCGCTCGCGGAATCGCACCATCTCGTGCGAGTATTTCCCGTTGATCTCGCGGTAGCGGCGGCGTACGTACTGCTCGGCCGCAAAGGCACGGACGATGCGGATGCCACTCAGAAATTCATCCAGGTAGGATACCAGCACGTCCAGATTGGCCTGGCCCCGCCTGGCCCGCTTTTTCAGGCTCTTGTTTACCCGGCTGATTACGTAGCCGGTAAGCGGCAGCACCAGTAGCGTAAAGAGCGTGAGCTTCCAGCTGAGAAACAGCATGGCCAGCAGCAAAAAGAGCATGCTTAGCGGATCTCGAAAAAGCGGCATTAGTGTGCCAATGACCGCTTCCTGGATGATCTGTACATCATTGACCACCAGCGTCATCAGCCCCCCCTTCCGCATCCGGGTGTAGTAGGGCAGCCCCAGGCGGTTCAGGTGGTCAAAGATCACGTTGCGCATTTCCTCTATTACCCCCTGCTCCACCGGGGCCAGCACCCAGCTGCTGAGCAGGCGAAAGAAGTTTTTGATCACCACCAGCAGGAACAAAACCCCGCTGAATAGATAGAGCACCTGCATCTTGCCATAAGCCAGGATGTTTTCCGTTATCCAAAACTCGCCGTAGGCCTTGATGTACGTTCCGCTAAGCTGGAACGGACCAGGATCCACGGGCTGGGTGGGCTGCCCAGGCTCGAAGAGGATCTGCAAGAAGGGAATGGCCATCCCCAGGCTGAAGATGCCAAAGAGGTTGAACAGTACCAGAAATACAAAGGACAGGATGAGCTGGGTGCGGTAGGCGCGGCCATAGGCCAGGATGGCCCAGAATTTTCTCATAGGGGTGCTAGTTGGATATTCAGCGCGGCTTCTACCTCCTGGCGCAGTGCTTCTATGCTTAGCCAGTCTGCCGGCCTGTTGCTGTGGTAGCTGAAGTCTTGTTCCACCCGCTTGCCCTTAAAGTATGCGAGGTATTCGTCCGTATCCCATAGGGGCAGGGTAGGGCCAATTACATAATGCTTGGCAAACTCGAGGGTGTTCAGCGCGTCTGATGGGGTAATCAGGTCTTCGTGCAGCTTCTCTCCTGGCCGTATGCCAATGATCTGCTGCCTACAGTCTGGGCCTATGGCTGTGGCCAGGTCGGCCACACGGAAGCAGGGGATTTTGGGGATAAAGATCTCTCCGCCCCAGCTGTGGGCCAGGGCATACAGCAGCAGCTCTATGCAGCGGTCTAGCCGAATGCCAAAGCGCGTCATGTCCGGATGGGTGATTGGCAGCACACCGGTATGGCGAGCTTTCAGGAAATGGGGCACCACGCTGCCACGGCTACCCATAAAGTTGCCGTAGCGCACTACAGAGAACTGTGTGGCCTCATTGCGCTGCGCCAGGTTGTTGGCTGCAATAAAGAGCTTGTCGGCACACAGCTTGCTGGCACCATACAGGTTTATGGGGGCAGCGGCCTTGTCTGTACTCAGGGCTATCACGCGCTTTACACCCGTCTCCAGGGCGGCGTTGATCAGGTTTTCGGCCCCCATCACATTGGTGCGTATGCACTCCCAGGGGTTTTCTTCGGCTATGGGCACGTGCTTCAGTGCTGCGGCATGCACCACATAGTCTACCCCCTGCAGGCTGCGTATCAGGCGCTGCTCATCGCGCACATCGCCCAGCACAAAGCGCAGCGCCGGGTAGCGTGCACGTGGATACTCCTGGGCCATCTCATATTGCTTCTGCTCATCTCGGCTGAAGATGATGAGCTGCCCGATATCCGGATACTGGCCCAGTATCTGGCGCACAAAGGCCCTGCCGAAGGAGCCGGTTCCTCCTGTTATGAGCAAGGAAGCATCGCGTAGCATGTGCACAAAGGTAGCTTTTTCTGCTGCAGGCCCTGCACGGCCCAGGGGCTGAGCCTAGGCTTTTTGGGGTAGCAAAAGCTTTAAAGATTGTTAAGGCGCCGCCTGGCTGGCTAGATGCGCGTATTTTTGCGTGCATGCACATCTGGCAGCAGTATTTCCCTTTTCTGCGCTGGCGCCAGAGCCAGTGGCTGATGCTGTGCATGGCGCTGGCGATGGCGGGCATCGTGTGGGTGCAGGCGCGCTGGGTGGGTGTGGGCCTGAATACGCAGCGCGCACTGCGCCTGGAGAAAGCCCGCTCGGCAGCCCAGAAGCTAGCCGAACAGCTGCAGTATACCGAGACTACGGAGCGCACCCAGCTGCAGTTTCGAGAGATGGCCGATACCCTGCGCACCCTGCGCGATGCCCTGGGCGAGCTGGCAGGGCCTGTGCTAGGGGGCGGGGTGCGTGCTGAAGAGGATGCGTACTATAAGATCCCCCGGAGCCACATGCGTATGGAGCATGTGCGAGATACCCTGATCTTCCATACCGATACGCTGATTATGGGTAGGCTGGCCCCCCGCTACTATACCGATACCACCTATGTGCTGCGCCAGCGGCCGGGCGCCCGGCCCCAAGACAGCCTGCAGCGCCAGCGCCAGCAGGCGCAGCAGCGCTACCAGTATCTGCTGGATAGCAGCCGGCGGGTGCTAGACCGCGTGTTTGTGCAGATGATAGCCCCGCAACCCCTGGCTAGCCACCAGCTGGACAGCCTGTACCTGGCCGAGCAGCTGCATGCCAGCCTGGCTGCAGCGGGCATCCACGAGACCGTGAACTTCAGCCTGCTGCGCAGGCTACCGGATGGAGATCAGCGCCTCTATGTACCAGCCCAGCCTGCCGGGTCAGACTCGGTGGTGGTGCAGCTTTTCACCCGGCAGGTTTTTACCCCGGATACCTACCTTACCCTTTATCTACCCCCCAACTATGCCTGGCTGCTGCTGGGCATGTGGGGCGAGATAGGCCTAAGCATGCTACTGCTGCTCTGCCTCTGGGCCCTCTTTGCCTACACCCTGCGGGCACTACGCCGGCAGAAGCGGCTGAGTGCCATGAAGACAGACTTCATAAACAACATGACGCACGAGCTGAAGACCCCCCTGGCTACAATCGGCATAGCTGCCGAGGCCCTATACCGTGCCCGAGAGCCACTACCCCAGCAGCGCGTACAGCGCTATGCCGGCATTATACAGGAGGAGAGCCAGCGCCTAAGCCAGCAGGTAACCCGCGTGCTGCAAACGGTGGAGCTGAAGCATGGCAGGGCCTATATGCCCGAGCGTGTGGCCCTGCAGCCTGTGTTTGCCGCGCTGGGCCAGCAGTTTATGCTAGCGCTGGAGCAGGCGGAGGGCCAGATGGATACCCACCTGGCAGAGCCGGACGCGCACCTGCTGGCCGACCCCATACACCTGCACCAGGTGCTGGCAAACCTGATAGATAATGCCCTGAAGTATGCCGGCCCCAAGCCCCGGATTGTCCTGCAAGCCTACCCACTGCCGGGCTACTACGCCCTGCAGGTGGTAGACCAGGGGCCGGGCATGGATGCAAAAGTGCTGAAGCATATCTTCGAACCCTTCTACCGCAGCCAGACCGGAAACCGGCAGGATACGCGGGGCTATGGCCTGGGCCTAAGCTACGTACAGTCGGTTATGCTGGGCCACAATGGCCGGGTGGAGGTGCAGAGCCAGCTGGGCCGTGGCACTACGTTCACCTTATTCTTTCCGCATGACCAAAGCTAAAATTCTTCTTGCCGAGGATGACCCGAACCTGGGGCTGCTCCTGCAGGAATATCTGGAAGAGCAGGGCTATAGCGTGAGCCTATGCCGAGATGGCCTGGAGGCCGAGCACGTATGCCATAGCCTACAGCCGGATGTGTGTGTGCTGGATGTAATGATGCCTAAGAGAGACGGCTTTGAACTGGCGGCCCTGCTGAAACAGCAGCGGCCCACTCTGCCCATCATCTTTACTACAGCCCGGGGCCGGATAGAAGACA
This region of Bacteroidota bacterium genomic DNA includes:
- a CDS encoding ABC transporter ATP-binding protein/permease, which encodes MRKFWAILAYGRAYRTQLILSFVFLVLFNLFGIFSLGMAIPFLQILFEPGQPTQPVDPGPFQLSGTYIKAYGEFWITENILAYGKMQVLYLFSGVLFLLVVIKNFFRLLSSWVLAPVEQGVIEEMRNVIFDHLNRLGLPYYTRMRKGGLMTLVVNDVQIIQEAVIGTLMPLFRDPLSMLFLLLAMLFLSWKLTLFTLLVLPLTGYVISRVNKSLKKRARRGQANLDVLVSYLDEFLSGIRIVRAFAAEQYVRRRYREINGKYSHEMVRFRERESIASPVNEVLTILVVLVIILYGGSLIVQGASEMSGAQFIGFIIFFSQFIAPIKTFTSALNRVQKALVSYDRVKELLDEPVRDAESDTGQQSVRLKHGLSIRKLRFRYEPDSKEVLKGIQLEIKKGEKIALVGPSGGGKSTLADLIARFHDPTEGAILLDGTDYRNLNATALRSSMGIVTQEAILFNDTVYHNIAFGRPDTPLERVIAAAKIANAHDFILQMEQGYDTLIGERGGALSGGQRQRLCIARAILHNPDILILDEATSALDNQSEKIVQQALDRIMEGRTSIIIAHRLSTVRNVDRIVVIEEGVMVEEGTHEALLAKGGVYARLYEMQFQV
- the pseB gene encoding UDP-N-acetylglucosamine 4,6-dehydratase (inverting) codes for the protein MLRDASLLITGGTGSFGRAFVRQILGQYPDIGQLIIFSRDEQKQYEMAQEYPRARYPALRFVLGDVRDEQRLIRSLQGVDYVVHAAALKHVPIAEENPWECIRTNVMGAENLINAALETGVKRVIALSTDKAAAPINLYGASKLCADKLFIAANNLAQRNEATQFSVVRYGNFMGSRGSVVPHFLKARHTGVLPITHPDMTRFGIRLDRCIELLLYALAHSWGGEIFIPKIPCFRVADLATAIGPDCRQQIIGIRPGEKLHEDLITPSDALNTLEFAKHYVIGPTLPLWDTDEYLAYFKGKRVEQDFSYHSNRPADWLSIEALRQEVEAALNIQLAPL
- a CDS encoding HAMP domain-containing histidine kinase, which gives rise to MHIWQQYFPFLRWRQSQWLMLCMALAMAGIVWVQARWVGVGLNTQRALRLEKARSAAQKLAEQLQYTETTERTQLQFREMADTLRTLRDALGELAGPVLGGGVRAEEDAYYKIPRSHMRMEHVRDTLIFHTDTLIMGRLAPRYYTDTTYVLRQRPGARPQDSLQRQRQQAQQRYQYLLDSSRRVLDRVFVQMIAPQPLASHQLDSLYLAEQLHASLAAAGIHETVNFSLLRRLPDGDQRLYVPAQPAGSDSVVVQLFTRQVFTPDTYLTLYLPPNYAWLLLGMWGEIGLSMLLLLCLWALFAYTLRALRRQKRLSAMKTDFINNMTHELKTPLATIGIAAEALYRAREPLPQQRVQRYAGIIQEESQRLSQQVTRVLQTVELKHGRAYMPERVALQPVFAALGQQFMLALEQAEGQMDTHLAEPDAHLLADPIHLHQVLANLIDNALKYAGPKPRIVLQAYPLPGYYALQVVDQGPGMDAKVLKHIFEPFYRSQTGNRQDTRGYGLGLSYVQSVMLGHNGRVEVQSQLGRGTTFTLFFPHDQS